DNA sequence from the Cyprinus carpio isolate SPL01 chromosome B13, ASM1834038v1, whole genome shotgun sequence genome:
CTTTTTAGAAAAGCACAAATTGCTAAAAATCCACTAGTTGGTGGGAAGCAATGAATATTCTCTACTGTATCACTCTATAGTTAGAGTAACAGTCATGCCATGactgttatttgtcattttttaattgtcAGCATCAAATACATTCATAAGTACATTCGTatttatgattcattaaaaacaatttttttttaaaccgtaaaattacacacatatacacatacacaatttAATTAGTTTTGGATTGGAACCATGCAGACTGTTCATTAAGTTTTAAACAGCATGTTTGCCTTTCTGCTCCAAAAGAGCTTGTGTTTGGTACGTGGTGGGTGTTCAACACCGTTTTCAAATCACAAACTACCACCAACTAAAAGGGGAATTATACTACTGAATTAGCTAAAAGGAAAGAGATGGAAGTGTCCAGCTCACCAGTTCTCCTTCGATGATGCCCATGAGAATGGGGAAGTAGTTGTCAACAATCTCCTTACACTGGTCAGCCAGGCCCTCGTCAGGGATCAGCTGACAGGCCTTCTCCATGTATTCAAGGAGTTCGCTCTAGATTTGACATAAGAAATTGGACTTTGTCCTCCCATAAAAAGTACTCAAAACTCTAGTGCTATCATGTCATCATACCTCTGTGGCATTGTCCTTCAAAagctgctccaccaccatcaacACCTCTTTGCACAGATCACATGGCACAGATTTCTGCAAGAAAGGAGGTTTTATACACTTCGAGCTCATTAATTATGCGCTGGCATACAAAAGCACTTCTGAGAATCAGGTCAGCGCACCATCTGAGGCTTGCTCCACACATTCTGTTGGCAGTGTTGGACGGCACCACAAAGGGAAGCGGTCTTGACGTTCTGGCACCAGTAGGGGGGACCGCGGGCACACTGCTCCGTACCCAACAGGGGACTCGCAACGGCTAGCAAGAAACAAGAGAAAATAGATTAGGTGTGTATAAAACAGCCCAGTCAAGTCAGCAATTACACAGCAGTACCTCATTTCTTATCTGATAAGATGTGATAATTCACAGATAAttctttttaagcaaaaaaagtaacattactgtttactgtattccATTTGCATTGCATCCACTGAAGAAAGCACCATCTACTCAGCATTTAcaatctttaaattttttttacaaccgGGTGACCAATAACAGGTTACTGAAGTGTCTTTTCTGCCATTCATGATCAAAACCGACAACCACTGTAGAAGAGGCATGATAAATGAGATTGTGCAAGCTTCCCATTGAATTCTAATCAAAAGTTAGATTTGAGAAGCAAATCATTATAGCTGCCAAACCACGAAAACAAAATACTTCAGCGTTTCACAATCAGACTTTCCACACAGAACTGTTATTGAGACGCAGAGCAAAGCTGCTTTGCTTTATAGACTGAAAATGGATATGAAGAGGGATTTTTTTTAAGAACCTGCCAGTGCGTGTAATGTGTGGAAAGTCCCACAACCCACCAAGAGCCAGTTAATactgatttcaccaagtacaatgCTTAAATTagaattctaaattaaaactacCCACGAATTGAACAGTCAATCCTGCAATAAACAGGCTCACAGTCTGTCCCTGTAGATTTCTTGAGTGAGTTCTTGCCTAGAGCTGATAAGAGATTACAGTTTCATAAACacttttatgtgcttttaaaaggttcttcacagtgatgccatagaagaaccattcagtcaaaggttctttaaagattcatctctttcttacctttttataatctgaagaaccttctttcgccacaaagaaccttttgtgaaacagaacggttcttcagatgttaaaggctctaaaatggaaccatttagacaaaaaggttctatGGCATcgttaagcacctttatttttaagagtgcaggcTGGCAGTTTTAATCAGatatacatttttgaagaatcattCCTCCTGCTGAATCAAAAAAAATCTGCAAGGCATTCCAAAATTTGTAGGCAATATCATCTGACTTGTGACAAACACTGACAAGAACTACAAGCTCAAAAAGTCTTTTGATCCAGCCGGTGTCTGTTTCCACCAGCTCAGCATCAGCCTTCGCATCTGACTGCACAAAAGACAAGTTGACACAAAACCCAGAAGCCAAAGAGCAAGTGCATTTTATCAACTCCCTGACACTGAGTTTTACTGTAAAGAATTATGACTCAGTGATATGGATTTGTTTTCCACCagtgagtcaaaaaaaaaaaattactgtgccATGACTAAACTTTCAAAACATCCCTGAAGGACTAAACTCTTAACACATAAGCTGACAAAACAAAGAACTCTACTACCAATGAAAACACAACCTTCTGTTAAACCAGCAGGCTTTCACTTCTGTTTTGTTACTCCATATCAAGTGTCAAATCCAAAGCAGACACCACCTAAATAAAAGCATAAAGTGAGAAACAAAGTGCAGACATTAAAGATTATGGCAAAACTCTACGCCATAAACCTATGGTCCTTAACTAGCTGTAAAGGTGGGTCATTTACTTTGCATGATCACCGTCTTAGTTACGAGACTGTTTTGATCcttcaaacaataaaacacttaCATTTTACCAGCACTTCTGCTAAATACAAGAGCAGAACAAGACAATAACAACTGCTGCTAGACAGAAAACAGGCTAATTAACACGGGAATGGGAACTTGCAAAAGCTTGTAAAGAAATGACAGTAACTACActaaacatttttctaattctCTTATGTTTTTGTGCATGCACTCATTAACTGAGAATGAGTTTTTAAATTGCACTGGTTCAAAGGATTCCACTGGATTTAAGCGAACTGCAAAAAGCTAAAGCTATTcagtaaacaaaaattattgtGATGAAAATGCGGAAACGATTCCAGCGATGTGTCATGAGCAAACAAAATCACATACTCAAAATAACTCTACAGCACTAAACGTGCCAAGTCATGCACGGGGTCTAACTGGCCAATAGACCAAACTACAGTTTCCCAGCTTCCACTTTTGCAATTACTCAAAAAAACTGCAGGTCAAGGGGAAGTGAGGCACTATGGTTGAGAGGCATGTGtgggtttattaataaaccatttttcACAAGCCAGAGGCCGCGAGATTGACCTCACATATAGACCAGCGTATGAAGGCCTCCTCTATGCCTTCATGAGCAAAAAAATCTTCAGAGAAACACAGAAGACGACGTGGAAACTACAAATGTAGCAACCTATCTGATCCCTGCAAACACGAGGAGGCGTTATTTTGAAGCACTGAGCAACCTGGTAACAAATTACTCATACAACTGATCAGACGCCAggcaaaagaaaagagaaaaagaaaagaaaaaacaaaacagatctcGGTCACCGCGTCAACATTCAGTCAATTCTATCAGAGAAAGAGATAGAGTTGATTAAATCATCTAAATTTACATCGATCAGCACGAAATGAAGGTTACGTGAAAACTGATGCGTCATGACGCGGAAACGATTCgcattaaattcaaatgaaatttgaGTTTAAGAAATACATTACGAACTATAATAAGTAATCAATTAACCCAACTTTTTCATACAAATGATTCTGATAACTCTTAAAATATACTTCCGTCAGGTTAGATCAGTCAAAAACATATGCgctacaaacacatgcatgtgaaCGAAAACAAATAAGACCGGCTAAAAACAACTCAAATCATTAAAGaaattgttaccaaaaaaaaaaaaaaaaagttataagtGACGACATATGGGcgttgttggttttttgtttttacagttaaCGTAACGTTAGCCAGTTAGCACAACGCGTCAACGCGACAGATTATCACAATCAATACACAAGCAAGCTATATTTTGCTCaagaaacctaaaataaataacatgttaaGGTGtgtatttaaagataaaatttcCATGTCAGCAGGCCTGTCTCTCAGTAACCTGCATGACATGTTTACCAAACACTTCCTCCGCCATTAACTGCAGCCGTGACACACTTCTCATAACGAAACACCAGAAATAATGCgaagctcaagaaacattacccGTGGAGATCAGAAGCAGCGTGAGAAGCATCGTGACTCGAGCAAAGGCTTCTCTCGAACCGCAGTGTCGTGTTTTTAATCTTGTCTGTGTCGATCGGTGGAGGTGTTGTGCTGCAGTGACTCGCCCGGTCCCGTGATGACGCTTTATGCTGATGAGCTCACTGTCAGCTGACCGCTGCGCATGCGCGCGACCGAGGCGTCTCTCTCTATGTGGGTCGAAACAGTGCAATCAAAGCTCTTATCGTTTGACCTTtgcattttttgttgtattttggagTTTTACATAGTTATTGATGTCTTTATGtcttcctttatatatatatatatatatatatatatatatatatatatatatatatatatatatatatatatatatatatatatatataaccctaaCTATAATAGATATAGAGTTTGAAGTCAAAAGTccaattatacaaatatatatatatatatatatatatatatatatatatatatatatatatatataaacaaatattttttgttcctgtttcaaaaacataaattagaataattttgGCGAATTCTGCCCGTCGACTAATctttaaatataatagtattttctATAGATTTCTGTGTTAAAAAGTGTAAGTAATCAATTTCATGAATTGTTTTATTCCTTatgatttttcatgtttaaatttggCCAAAAAGTCCAGAATAAGTTTTTCTAGTGGTAAATTCATGTTGAAAGAACTAGTCCATATAGCGTCATAACATGCTCTACTAGTGTCACATAAGTTCAATATgtgttaataattatatttccaTTTGCAAGATAGcctattaccatgtttttttttttagacatgcaCTCTAGCTGTGCCATGAAATTCCTTGAAAGCATCTTTGAGGAccattatatatgaatataatttccACTTGAAAATATATCAGAGTACCATggtgttattatattaatatcttaataCCTTCCAGCTTTAActatatttaaagtgcacttagAACATTTACCCTTTGTGTGcctttttacttaaaaaagttCTTCACAATAATAAGTTCTTCTAAACAATACGTAAGATATGTTTCTTATGTGTATtctgctctttctttcttctcatgTACTGAGAAATGATTATGATGACTGTTTTGCATTGCTTGAATAAGGGAAGAAGATAATACCTCAGTGTTATAGAACTGGTTTACATGTGGTTCATTCCTAAATTTAGACTCAAGTTGGTTTCCAACAACAATAATTCTACACTGTAGACTGAGAGTTTAGCTTACTTCATTCcatattaatgtcttttatctAAAATTGTTCTAACTACAGCTTACAAaacaatgataattataatactgaaataaactgtaaacatGTTACATGACTCAATTCTATATAATGAAGATATCAAATGTAACCTGTCCATTAAAATACAAACTTCTGACATGTTGGTAGATTGaagatttaaaaacaatggttttgaatatatttttggaCCCCTCTTTAACCTATTTATATAAGCTACTCTATAAGACtataagacaaataaataatacaaataaaaacaccttAAATAGAACCCCTAACTATGTTGATGACCTTAGTCAAGGCCAATATCTCTATAAGACAGAGATGAATAAAACCACTTACAAGAAATGAGATTGGAAAACAAAGCAGGTTTACAATAAAACCCACAAAGCCATGAtaacagactgagagagagaaaacagaactTTGTATTATTTCAGCATCTTGCTTGATTTGATTTCGAATTGATTAAACACTTTTCATGTGTAAGCTGctgtgttttatcttttttttctggtgaCCGTTTATATCATGTTCTCTAAAAGGAAACGTTTAAGCTCTGCATACGATGAACAGCACTTCTCGTGTGACAGTATCCTGAGGATAAATCACTCAAGGTACAGCTTTCCTCTACAACACGCACATTTATTTCATTACTTGTAAGTCATGTTTGTGGAAGTGTATGACTGTCACAGAGTGAGATATACAacttcatttttatgttatttattaatgagcatgtaattattgaattattgtcatGTTGATATGAAATATTCCAAAAAATGCTGATCCCGCAAAGGCCATATGTACAGTTCTTTGTGGAAATACACGTCACATAATTAGCTGAAGACAATGCATTCCTCCAAAACTATAAAAAGGATGCTGACATTTACGAGCATGTCTCGTTGCAAAAGTCCATTCACACGATCCAGCAGAAGACGCCAGTCCTGGGGGGGGGGGAAGACAAGTATTTACTTATGGCACATATGATAGCACAACTACCATCATCCTCAACGACAACATCTAACATattcaaaaatcacacacaaactcCCACCAAATTGGGAGCTTTGAGCTCAAAAGCATTTGAACACCTTTAGCGCAGATTTAATTGCATATCAAAACAAGTAGCACCCGAAAATAAACAATGCTAGACAATGCTAGAACTAACTTCAGTTTTTACATTTGTGCaatgacttgaacagacttgtgATCATCATTCAGTGATATTTGAACTCAGTCCCcatcaagttcacacaggtgtcctaacAGAGAGGTGTAGTTCAAAACATTAACTCCAATAAAGTCCCAATAccatcgcatccaaaataaagttttggttTACATAACATATGTGAGTGTACTgttcatatttaatatgtatatatatatcaatacaaaCACGTGCatgaatacatttaagaaaaatatgttgtttatatatatatatatatatatatatatatatagtgatatatatatatatatatatacatacatatacacacacatgtaaatacatgtaattatattcattatattataatgtgtgtgtatttaaatatacataataaatatacacagtacactacacacacatatgtgaccctggagcacaaaaccagtcttaagtcgctggggtatatttgtagcaatagccaaaaatacattgtatgggtcaaaattatagatttttctttaatgccaaaaatcattaggatattaagtaaaaatcatgttccatgaagacattttgtaaatttcctgccgtaaatatatcaaaacttaatttctgattagtaatatgcattgctaagaacttcatttggacaactttaaaggcgtttttctcaatatttggatttttttttcttcaccctcagactccagattttcaaataacgttagttgtatctcagccaaatgttGTCCtattatcctaacaaaccatacatcaatgggaagcttatttattcagctttcacgattgattttgtggtccatggtcacatatattatgtgaacaaaaccaTTTATTTCGGATGCGACTAATCGCGatgaatcgtttgacagcactgcTTCATTTTGAACATTCTGTCCATCGTTTTATCTTTACTCTCTAAACACATCATCCCTACCCTCAAAGTAAAAACAGGTCAGGAAACAGCATGATTCTCACATCTATCTGGAAGCTTGTGCTCCGCAGCACTGCGCCTGGGAGAGCTCGGGGTCTTTCTTTAAGAGCGTCGGGCGCAGCACGTCGATGTCCCGCTCGAGGTGATCCAGCAGCTCGCTGACGATCTTCGGCGAGGCGTGGAAGTCGACGGAAAAGTATCCGCCGTGCGTGTGGCGAGAGTCGTGTTTGGAGATCTTGTAGGGCAGCCTGCGCTCGCCGAGGCTCTCCAGACTCCTGACCACTGCGCCGCGCTCGAGCAGCGTCTCCACCGTGCGCCGCAGCACCGCCGCGGTCTCCGGCCTCTGCATCGCCTTCAGGATCACACACAGCTCGTACCGCGGCATCTCCGGCGCTGTCTGGACGGAGGGGCCGCCGAGTCACAGGCGCATGTGTGTCTTCTTCGAGGAGATCCCGTGGAGACAGACACACGTGGACTCCGATGCAGTGCTCCACCTACAGCACGGGAGTGTCACACTTTACACCCCATGATGACCTTCGTCAAGTTACAGCCgaaccaaaatgtattcagacacctcCACCATTCCTCACATTATCAgcacagtttattcgctatagtttagaaaatggtaataactTATGGACTGTgccagaacaaattcatcttgataatgtcagataactttgatagaaaggtatgtcatggattacaatcaaccaataATTATTCAGACAACTGTtggtatgacaatatttacacaactatcaatactttgctTGGCCACCCttagcaatgcttaattttgttcagtctttgGTGTGAAAGGTCACATtatcaattaaagaaaaacacttaagcaaaacacgctcaggtcaaagtgtctgaataatttttggtcccaatttatttatttttttatcagttttaccggtagtccactgtatgaagattTCTGGGTATGATATGtaacagtttactttattttgctatcatcacttacataaattaactatagtgtcctcctgcacccactagtaaaaaaattcaaaattgaattggtttattggttaatttttttggttGACTGTATATGATGTGTGACTAAACctcaaataattttgtttatatatatatattactgttaaatatgttttcattgcaaaattaagatGCAAATGATATTTTCTGAAAGGTATGATGTCCATTTCcaaaacagtgttatttatttgctttcaaattataatatataatttatatatgtgttaTTTGGATGCAGTTGTAACTGCCCGCACACCTAGCTATTAAACTCACTGGATTATGTAGATATGACtgagttatttaaaatatcaagCTGACAAGACAAGCACATTGATATAGATTTTTCCTTCTT
Encoded proteins:
- the LOC109062227 gene encoding 28S ribosomal protein S6, mitochondrial-like, which gives rise to MPRYELCVILKAMQRPETAAVLRRTVETLLERGAVVRSLESLGERRLPYKISKHDSRHTHGGYFSVDFHASPKIVSELLDHLERDIDVLRPTLLKKDPELSQAQCCGAQASR